A region of Fimbriimonadaceae bacterium DNA encodes the following proteins:
- the mfd gene encoding Transcription-repair-coupling factor, translated as MPVLVAARYVREKAKCLVVTPNHDRALAWQAKLGICGIPDNEVRFLPSGISSLFEDSPPENLALSDRIGALRFLAEESPGIVLATAPSALERTLPADVLAESFVEIHPNQSIDLRQLNRSMRALGYERTEPVRVPGQFSLRGGILDIFPIGRELPVRIELFDDLVESMREFDPLSQRSIGNALSIRLSPTRETLLPEDLSHQIDLVERALHVEAADLAEVASSHLRDLIQSDLESLAARNFFDRLDLYRPLIYPESGCAIDLLPDTGWLILDEPTELDTVAARAEEELGSALESRARRGEILHSTAFDFMLPPERFGQTQQTILMSAVDGMPSWSSPETKVALEAESLQGYRGRSEALTQSLRNWLEANLQVIVATDQPSRAKAVLSQVELFPADTLDDGNKFVQVLGNLAGGFVAPELGFALITDHELFGVGRLKLPQKRFSEGAPIATVLDLKDGDYIVHINFGIGRFRGLVTREIEGVQKEFLAIEYAPPDKLFVPADQLDRVQKYLNPAEVPPKLNRLTGGDWRKSVGKAREEAREFARELIRLYAKRMQVTRAPYGPDTPWQAEMESTFPWVETPAQLRAINEAKADLKLAFPMDRLVCGDVGFGKTEVAIRAAFKVAQSGRQVAMLCPTTILSEQHFRSFTERLAPFPTRLELLNRFRTTAERTDILRRLEAGEIDIIIGTHALLSQTVKFHELGLVIIDEEQRFGVKQKEALKHLRTSVDILSMSATPIPRTLSMALMDIRQLSLINDPPPGRLPVRTFVRPFAKEVVREAILRELARGGQVYYVYNRVEGIFHIAEALRKLVPQARIGVGHGQMSEKDLEPVMIAFIKGEIDILLSTTIVENGLDIPNANTLIVENAERMGLSQLYQLRGRVGRSDRQAYAYLLYQHGRELNDTALQRLQALAEFSTLGSGYSLAFRDLQIRGAGELLGSKQHGAMANVGYELFTQLIQQEVQFLKAHADGAPDAAGDAKDPLAGLAPLPAFDLPISAFIPDTYIREQAQRLYYYKALMSARMADELGEVRAELVDRYGRLPQEAERAFAVMHLRIRGRDVGIEKLDGTGGRLAVTFRENAGLPPRVISLLARSNQKAFLNRDTYVWPYAGSALDATEAMIEAIEAAFHDMEEQRALAASLQE; from the coding sequence ATGCCGGTGCTTGTTGCTGCCCGCTACGTTCGCGAGAAGGCGAAGTGCCTGGTCGTTACCCCCAATCACGACCGTGCGCTGGCGTGGCAGGCGAAGTTAGGCATTTGCGGCATTCCCGATAACGAGGTTCGTTTTCTTCCGAGTGGAATCTCCTCTTTATTCGAAGATTCACCGCCCGAAAATCTCGCCCTTAGCGATCGCATTGGCGCGCTTCGCTTCCTGGCCGAGGAATCTCCCGGAATAGTTCTTGCGACCGCTCCGAGTGCGCTTGAAAGGACGTTGCCTGCGGACGTTCTCGCCGAGTCGTTCGTTGAGATCCATCCGAATCAGTCGATAGATCTTCGCCAGCTAAACCGATCGATGCGCGCACTGGGCTATGAGCGAACTGAACCCGTTCGCGTGCCCGGACAGTTCAGCTTGCGAGGTGGCATTCTCGATATCTTCCCGATCGGTCGTGAGCTGCCGGTTCGCATCGAGCTGTTCGACGACCTCGTGGAGAGCATGAGGGAGTTCGACCCGCTTTCGCAGCGGTCGATCGGGAACGCCTTGTCCATTCGACTTTCTCCAACCCGTGAAACGCTCCTACCGGAAGACCTCAGTCACCAGATTGATTTGGTGGAGCGCGCGCTGCATGTCGAGGCCGCCGACCTCGCCGAGGTTGCCTCGTCGCACCTTCGGGATCTCATCCAGTCGGACCTGGAATCGCTGGCCGCCCGAAATTTCTTCGATCGCCTCGACCTGTACCGGCCCCTGATCTATCCCGAATCGGGATGTGCCATCGATCTTCTGCCCGATACCGGCTGGTTGATTCTCGATGAGCCGACCGAGCTCGACACGGTGGCTGCCCGTGCCGAAGAAGAGCTTGGTTCCGCCTTGGAATCTCGGGCTCGGCGGGGCGAAATTCTCCACAGCACCGCGTTTGACTTCATGCTTCCCCCTGAGCGTTTCGGTCAAACCCAGCAAACCATCCTCATGTCGGCGGTGGACGGCATGCCCAGTTGGAGCAGCCCCGAGACGAAGGTTGCGCTCGAAGCGGAATCCCTACAAGGCTATCGCGGTCGGTCAGAGGCTCTGACCCAGTCGCTAAGGAACTGGCTGGAAGCCAATTTGCAGGTGATCGTTGCCACCGACCAACCTTCACGAGCTAAGGCGGTCCTCTCGCAAGTCGAGCTCTTCCCTGCCGACACGCTCGACGACGGCAACAAGTTCGTTCAGGTGCTTGGCAATCTCGCCGGTGGATTTGTGGCGCCGGAACTCGGCTTCGCCTTGATCACGGACCACGAGCTCTTCGGTGTGGGCCGCTTGAAGCTGCCCCAAAAGCGCTTCAGCGAAGGTGCTCCGATCGCCACGGTTCTGGACCTAAAGGATGGCGACTATATCGTTCACATCAACTTCGGGATCGGTCGTTTCCGAGGACTCGTGACCCGAGAGATCGAGGGAGTCCAGAAAGAGTTTCTCGCGATCGAATACGCTCCGCCCGACAAGCTCTTTGTCCCTGCCGACCAGCTGGACCGGGTGCAGAAGTACCTGAACCCGGCGGAGGTCCCACCCAAGCTCAACCGGCTAACGGGTGGTGATTGGCGGAAATCGGTGGGAAAAGCGCGCGAGGAGGCCCGTGAGTTTGCCCGGGAGCTCATCCGCCTCTACGCAAAGCGCATGCAAGTCACCCGGGCGCCCTATGGGCCAGACACGCCATGGCAGGCAGAAATGGAATCCACCTTCCCATGGGTCGAGACTCCTGCCCAGCTTCGCGCCATCAACGAGGCCAAAGCCGATCTCAAACTGGCTTTCCCGATGGATCGCTTGGTTTGTGGCGACGTTGGATTTGGCAAAACCGAGGTTGCGATCCGAGCTGCATTCAAGGTGGCTCAGTCCGGGCGGCAAGTCGCCATGCTGTGCCCAACGACCATCTTGTCCGAACAGCACTTCCGCAGCTTCACCGAACGGCTGGCGCCCTTCCCAACGCGGCTGGAGCTGCTGAACCGATTCCGCACCACTGCCGAGCGGACTGACATCCTGCGGCGACTGGAAGCCGGCGAGATCGACATTATCATCGGTACCCATGCCCTCCTCAGCCAGACCGTTAAGTTTCATGAGCTGGGACTCGTGATCATCGATGAAGAGCAGCGGTTCGGGGTCAAGCAAAAGGAGGCGCTGAAGCACCTCCGAACGAGCGTCGACATCCTTAGCATGTCGGCCACGCCGATACCTCGCACGCTGAGCATGGCGCTGATGGATATCCGGCAGCTCTCACTCATCAACGATCCTCCGCCAGGACGCCTGCCGGTTCGGACGTTCGTCCGGCCATTCGCCAAAGAGGTGGTGCGCGAGGCGATCCTGAGGGAGCTTGCGCGGGGAGGCCAGGTTTATTACGTCTACAACCGCGTCGAAGGGATCTTCCACATCGCCGAGGCGCTGAGGAAGCTCGTCCCGCAAGCTCGCATCGGTGTCGGCCACGGCCAAATGTCGGAGAAAGATCTTGAGCCGGTCATGATCGCGTTCATCAAGGGCGAGATCGATATCCTTCTGAGCACGACAATCGTCGAGAACGGCCTTGATATTCCCAACGCGAACACCTTGATCGTGGAGAACGCGGAGCGGATGGGCCTTTCGCAGCTGTATCAGCTTCGCGGACGAGTCGGGCGATCCGACCGCCAGGCATACGCTTACCTGCTGTACCAGCATGGGCGCGAACTCAACGACACGGCACTGCAAAGACTGCAAGCCCTGGCCGAGTTTTCGACACTGGGATCTGGCTACTCGCTGGCCTTCCGCGACTTGCAGATTCGCGGCGCCGGGGAGTTGCTCGGAAGCAAGCAGCACGGTGCGATGGCCAATGTCGGGTACGAGCTCTTCACGCAGCTCATCCAACAGGAGGTCCAATTCCTTAAGGCGCATGCGGATGGCGCACCGGATGCTGCCGGCGATGCCAAGGATCCCCTCGCCGGACTTGCCCCACTGCCGGCTTTCGACCTACCGATCAGCGCGTTCATCCCAGACACCTACATTCGCGAGCAAGCGCAGCGGCTGTACTACTACAAGGCGCTCATGTCAGCGAGGATGGCCGATGAACTGGGTGAGGTTCGGGCCGAGCTGGTGGACCGATATGGCCGGCTGCCCCAGGAAGCTGAGCGAGCCTTTGCGGTGATGCACCTTCGAATCCGCGGACGGGACGTCGGAATCGAGAAGCTCGACGGAACCGGCGGACGCCTAGCCGTGACGTTTCGTGAAAACGCGGGTCTTCCCCCGCGTGTGATCTCCCTGCTTGCCAGATCGAACCAAAAGGCGTTTCTCAACCGCGATACGTACGTCTGGCCCTATGCCGGAAGCGCCCTCGACGCAACCGAAGCGATGATCGAAGCAATCGAGGCGGCCTTCCATGACATGGAAGAACAGCGGGCGCTTGCCGCAAGCTTGCAGGAGTGA